The genomic region GAcgtccttccttttcttttggtGATGAGGATTCTGATTCTTTATTGATTGAAGGATTGAAGGACTGAGACTGTCGTTAGCCGTTCAAGAATTTAGTAGATGGTTGTGTACTGTACATCGGCAGCTTTTATGCAAGGTTACTATAGTACATGTCTTATTTAGATCACaagtacatgtacacactgtacatacatgtacatactgtacagttgTACTGTTAATCGCAACAATCCCTGTTTGAGCTCAAAGCAGAGCGCAGAAGAATTTCTTCTCCCTGAAAGGGTTCTCTGAGGTGGGCACGGGGCTGATCAGGGGGTCGTCGCAGGAGTGTGCGTCGCAGTACGCCATCAGGTCGGCTGCCGCCTTTGATACCTGGGGATGAAGATGATCAGAGTAAGGGCGATTAATAAACAAGGTTACACTCCTTTTTAACCATTAGTGCATTACACAAAGTCAACATTTATCTTTTGATTTCATTACTCTATCAGTCTATGACTTTAGAGGCTGCATTTGCCATGTTTTTACACATTGGAAACCCTCATCTTGGTTGTCTTCATATTCTGAAGTATGTCCAGAATATCTTTGGTTGTACAGTGAATGCTGACTATGTacttttttgtccactttttcaTTGTGGTATTTGCTGCAGGTAAAG from Etheostoma cragini isolate CJK2018 chromosome 13, CSU_Ecrag_1.0, whole genome shotgun sequence harbors:
- the gng3 gene encoding guanine nucleotide-binding protein G(I)/G(S)/G(O) subunit gamma-3, which translates into the protein MKGDTPVNSTMSVGQARKLVEQLKIEASFCRIKVSKAAADLMAYCDAHSCDDPLISPVPTSENPFREKKFFCALL